Proteins found in one Maridesulfovibrio sp. genomic segment:
- a CDS encoding TIGR00730 family Rossman fold protein: MKSICVFLGANPGNDPKYAQAARKMGQELAGRGLTTVYGGSRTGLMGILAQSALDAGGKVIGVIPESLYKIEIAHTGLTELHVADSMHERKALMTELSDGFVAMPGGIGTMDEIFEIFTWAQLGFHTKPCGLLNVDGYYDKLLSFLDGVVHEGFLKDIHLEKLLTAETPDLLIESFSTYEPPSGSKWVEKVEITQRKRQ; the protein is encoded by the coding sequence ATGAAAAGCATATGCGTTTTCCTCGGCGCCAATCCCGGCAACGATCCCAAATACGCACAGGCAGCCCGTAAAATGGGGCAGGAACTTGCAGGGCGTGGTCTGACCACTGTTTACGGAGGTTCACGTACAGGGCTGATGGGGATTCTCGCCCAGAGTGCTCTGGATGCCGGAGGCAAGGTCATCGGGGTAATCCCGGAAAGTCTCTACAAGATTGAAATTGCCCACACAGGGCTGACTGAACTTCATGTCGCGGATTCCATGCATGAACGCAAGGCGCTCATGACCGAACTTTCCGACGGCTTTGTCGCCATGCCCGGCGGCATAGGAACTATGGATGAAATATTTGAGATCTTCACATGGGCGCAGCTCGGCTTCCACACCAAGCCCTGCGGACTGCTCAACGTCGACGGCTACTACGACAAACTGCTCTCATTTCTTGATGGTGTGGTCCACGAAGGGTTCCTGAAGGATATTCATCTGGAAAAACTACTCACCGCGGAAACACCGGATCTGCTTATCGAGTCTTTCTCAACTTACGAACCGCCCTCCGGGTCAAAATGGGTGGAAAAAGTTGAGATAACCCAGCGGAAAAGACAATAA
- a CDS encoding SpoIIE family protein phosphatase: MGFNVSMKLRWKILIVLLIFSLVPLFVLKTHGMKSLKELGSDLQSQTRITLLERATLNLAEQARSAAIMINLENRLFHTTLKSIQGEAELRLNYDDVPALKEKPFITSPQGSRNIPKLITAPGYKKVALMRGGMGSKMARHHPLGDIKRGDLIDLPISPDHLSFWLPEGLSRQDAMDGIIRLAPLLDDFKTCAAALKSLALWQEIILENGLVVTYPAHDSFPSRYDPRTHIWYEEAKKKDSPFWTLPFSDAATKTLCNRLTAPLYGDKGQFIGAVSLVIPIGESLNKALFSADAGIAKAMIISTLHRDEAHQNALLVVGKTGEEAIKSVIPSMHGRFWQAPSKQEWLTSDNPEFKTLIQDVENKKSGVLQMNYRGTPSLWTYSPVNKDISILIVTPVREFTAEADEAEQYVRESIANQYEGTSIIALAVILAIIVVAYFVSQSLSTPIRRLSEAMIKVGKGDWDARADFQSKDELGDLAENFNHMVPQLREHSRIRQALSLADEAQQSLFPQSTPEVEGVDIGARCTFSEKTGGDYYDFLGCSTCGPRTFAMAVGDVSGHGVSAALLMTSARAYMRAFSGRGKSLVETTMEVNRMITNDCAQTGHFMTMFAGICNSEARTLNWIRAGHDPGLVYSPETDTFDQLMGEGLALGVDENYMFREYETPMKQGQILTIYTDGIWEAHDPSGKQFGKERLQQLISENSHKKAQDIADMILIEVAAYRKGFPLEDDCTVIVVKFI; the protein is encoded by the coding sequence ATGGGTTTTAATGTATCCATGAAACTCCGCTGGAAAATACTGATCGTATTATTAATCTTTTCCCTCGTTCCGCTGTTCGTGCTCAAAACCCACGGGATGAAATCCCTTAAGGAGCTGGGGTCTGATCTGCAGAGCCAGACCAGAATAACACTGCTTGAACGGGCGACACTGAACCTTGCAGAGCAGGCAAGAAGTGCTGCGATTATGATCAACCTTGAGAACAGGCTCTTCCATACCACACTGAAGAGCATACAAGGTGAAGCGGAGTTACGCCTGAACTATGACGATGTCCCAGCCCTTAAAGAAAAACCGTTTATAACCAGTCCGCAGGGCAGCCGTAACATACCGAAACTTATAACCGCCCCCGGTTATAAGAAAGTAGCTTTGATGCGTGGGGGCATGGGCAGTAAAATGGCTCGCCATCATCCTCTGGGCGATATAAAGCGCGGTGATCTTATCGACCTGCCTATTTCACCGGACCACTTATCCTTCTGGCTTCCGGAAGGATTATCCCGGCAGGATGCCATGGACGGAATTATTCGCCTTGCGCCTTTGCTGGATGATTTCAAGACCTGTGCCGCGGCCCTGAAAAGCCTGGCCTTATGGCAGGAGATCATTCTGGAAAACGGTCTGGTTGTCACTTATCCGGCCCACGACTCTTTTCCCAGCAGATACGATCCCCGTACGCATATCTGGTATGAGGAAGCCAAAAAAAAGGACTCGCCGTTCTGGACCCTGCCATTCTCGGATGCGGCGACCAAGACTCTCTGCAACAGGCTTACAGCTCCCCTTTACGGAGACAAGGGCCAATTCATAGGTGCTGTGTCGCTTGTAATTCCCATTGGGGAAAGCCTGAATAAAGCGCTGTTTTCTGCCGATGCAGGAATAGCCAAAGCCATGATTATATCGACTCTTCACCGGGATGAAGCGCATCAAAACGCTTTGCTCGTAGTTGGTAAAACAGGTGAAGAAGCTATAAAATCAGTTATTCCTTCCATGCACGGCAGGTTTTGGCAGGCTCCCTCAAAACAGGAATGGCTGACTTCTGATAATCCTGAATTCAAAACCCTGATTCAGGATGTCGAAAATAAAAAATCAGGTGTATTGCAGATGAACTACCGGGGGACGCCCTCCCTGTGGACGTACAGTCCGGTAAACAAGGACATCTCAATACTTATAGTCACCCCGGTTCGCGAATTCACCGCCGAGGCGGATGAAGCAGAGCAATACGTCCGGGAAAGCATAGCCAACCAGTATGAAGGAACATCTATAATTGCGCTGGCGGTAATCCTAGCCATTATTGTTGTGGCTTATTTTGTCTCCCAAAGCCTGTCTACCCCCATACGCAGGCTGTCTGAGGCGATGATCAAAGTTGGTAAAGGTGATTGGGATGCCCGTGCGGACTTCCAGTCAAAAGATGAACTCGGTGATCTTGCGGAGAACTTCAACCATATGGTTCCGCAACTGCGTGAGCATTCCCGCATAAGACAAGCACTTTCACTGGCAGATGAGGCCCAGCAATCACTTTTCCCGCAATCCACTCCGGAAGTTGAAGGCGTTGACATAGGAGCGCGCTGCACCTTCTCCGAAAAAACCGGCGGTGATTACTATGATTTTCTGGGATGTTCCACCTGCGGACCGAGAACTTTTGCCATGGCAGTGGGCGATGTCTCGGGACACGGAGTCAGCGCAGCCCTGCTCATGACCAGCGCACGGGCATATATGCGCGCCTTTTCCGGCCGGGGGAAATCGCTGGTGGAAACTACCATGGAAGTAAACCGGATGATCACTAATGACTGTGCCCAGACCGGACACTTCATGACCATGTTCGCCGGAATCTGCAATTCCGAAGCACGAACCCTGAACTGGATAAGAGCCGGACATGATCCCGGATTAGTGTATTCCCCGGAAACCGATACCTTTGACCAACTGATGGGTGAAGGGCTGGCTTTAGGCGTTGATGAAAATTATATGTTCCGGGAATATGAAACGCCCATGAAACAGGGACAGATACTTACAATTTACACCGACGGTATCTGGGAAGCGCACGATCCTTCGGGCAAACAATTCGGCAAGGAACGCTTGCAACAACTGATCAGCGAAAACAGCCATAAAAAGGCTCAGGATATAGCGGATATGATCCTCATTGAGGTGGCTGCTTATCGTAAAGGTTTCCCGCTGGAAGACGACTGTACGGTCATAGTGGTTAAATTTATATGA
- a CDS encoding DUF554 domain-containing protein, with protein sequence MIPIGSLVNGAAIIGGSIIGILLHSRFPERIREIIFQALGLGILLIGIQMALKVEDILVVIFSLLIGGILGELLRLDTLFERGAGWLKKRVGSKDTRFIDGMITSSLIFCIGAMAIIGSFEEGVKGDTTILFTKAMLDGFASIALASSYGIGVLFSFIPVIIYQGALTLFAGSFQDWFSPLIINQLTACGGLLIIGICLTILDIKRINLANLLPSLGVVIALTAAFN encoded by the coding sequence ATGATTCCCATCGGTTCACTTGTTAACGGCGCGGCCATCATCGGCGGTTCCATTATCGGCATTCTTCTGCACAGTAGATTTCCTGAACGTATCCGGGAAATTATTTTTCAGGCGCTTGGGCTGGGGATTCTTCTCATTGGTATCCAGATGGCCTTGAAGGTTGAGGACATTCTGGTTGTCATCTTCAGTCTGCTCATAGGCGGAATCCTTGGAGAACTGCTGAGACTGGATACTCTTTTTGAGCGCGGGGCCGGGTGGCTGAAGAAGAGAGTCGGTTCCAAAGACACTAGATTCATTGACGGCATGATCACCTCTTCTCTTATTTTCTGCATCGGCGCCATGGCCATTATCGGATCATTTGAAGAAGGAGTCAAAGGTGATACAACTATTCTGTTCACCAAGGCCATGCTCGACGGATTCGCTTCCATCGCCCTTGCTTCTTCTTACGGAATAGGCGTGCTCTTTTCCTTCATTCCCGTTATCATTTACCAAGGCGCGTTAACCCTTTTCGCAGGTTCTTTTCAGGACTGGTTTTCCCCGCTGATCATCAACCAGCTTACCGCCTGCGGGGGACTGCTCATCATAGGCATCTGCCTGACCATACTTGATATTAAGCGAATCAACCTCGCAAACCTACTGCCCTCACTGGGGGTAGTTATAGCACTCACGGCTGCATTCAATTAG
- a CDS encoding DUF4433 domain-containing protein, which produces MTWIFHFTHYKNLESILNTGGLKCDSEMVNKDHAIVGNRDIKTRRFFKNVTVPPNGVVADYVPFYFAPRSPMLYSIHRGNVPQCDYGQNEVVYLCTKVEDVVSKAECCFTDRNAALTFASFYKDTNQLQDVVDMPLMRERMWNNTPDDLDRMERRMAEFLVHRFFLWELVQFIGVASVEVKNYVDGLLQNSGQNVTTEVKANWYY; this is translated from the coding sequence ATGACTTGGATATTTCACTTTACGCACTATAAGAACCTAGAATCGATATTGAATACAGGTGGTTTGAAGTGCGATTCAGAAATGGTTAATAAAGATCATGCCATCGTAGGGAACAGGGATATCAAAACTCGTCGCTTTTTTAAAAATGTGACGGTCCCTCCGAACGGTGTCGTCGCCGACTATGTCCCTTTTTATTTTGCACCTCGGTCTCCCATGCTCTATTCAATTCATAGAGGAAATGTTCCTCAGTGCGATTACGGTCAAAATGAAGTTGTTTATTTGTGCACTAAAGTTGAAGATGTTGTTTCTAAAGCTGAGTGCTGTTTCACTGATAGGAATGCGGCATTGACTTTCGCTTCTTTTTATAAAGACACAAATCAGCTTCAAGATGTGGTCGATATGCCATTGATGCGTGAAAGGATGTGGAACAACACTCCTGATGACCTAGACCGCATGGAGCGTCGGATGGCTGAGTTTTTAGTCCATCGTTTTTTTCTGTGGGAATTAGTTCAGTTTATTGGAGTGGCTAGTGTGGAAGTGAAAAATTACGTTGATGGACTGCTTCAAAATAGTGGTCAAAACGTTACCACGGAAGTCAAAGCCAATTGGTATTATTAG
- a CDS encoding macro domain-containing protein, giving the protein MIILTEGNLLKSDAEALVNTVNTVGVMGKGIALQFKKAFPENYELYAKACKKDKVVPGTMFVTKSTDLIDPKYIINFPTKKHWRGKSKIEYVEEGLNDLIKVVQDKHIKSIAIPPLGCGLGGLSWETVRLLIEGAFASLPDVDVFLYPPKGTPCAKSMPNRTAKPKMTPGRRSLLGVLSHYASMRFDPEFTLIETQKLCYFLQLAGQPLRLNFVKWFYGPYATNLKHVINSLDGHYLTGWGAGDERPLVKLQLVNSMQSKINDGLKKDQELSDRIERVLDLVEGFDSPYGLELLGTVHWVITQELECKVDPEKIFGSISNWTDRKSRMFQRSHIDLAIERLESKGWLQDCPI; this is encoded by the coding sequence ATGATTATTTTGACAGAAGGCAATTTGCTGAAGTCTGATGCTGAAGCCTTAGTGAACACAGTAAACACTGTGGGAGTTATGGGTAAAGGAATCGCGTTGCAATTCAAAAAAGCATTCCCCGAAAACTATGAACTGTATGCGAAAGCATGTAAAAAAGACAAAGTTGTTCCGGGAACAATGTTTGTAACTAAAAGCACTGATTTAATTGATCCTAAGTACATAATCAATTTTCCAACCAAGAAGCATTGGAGAGGGAAGAGTAAGATTGAGTATGTAGAGGAAGGTTTAAACGATCTTATTAAGGTTGTGCAAGACAAGCATATAAAATCAATTGCCATACCCCCGTTGGGGTGTGGGCTTGGGGGGTTATCTTGGGAGACCGTTCGCTTATTAATTGAAGGGGCTTTTGCTTCTTTACCTGATGTAGATGTTTTTCTTTATCCCCCTAAGGGGACTCCTTGCGCGAAGTCCATGCCAAACAGAACAGCTAAACCCAAAATGACCCCTGGAAGACGGTCATTGCTTGGTGTTCTTTCTCACTACGCTTCAATGCGATTCGATCCTGAGTTTACACTGATTGAAACCCAAAAGCTTTGTTACTTCTTACAACTTGCGGGCCAGCCTCTCAGGTTGAATTTCGTCAAATGGTTCTATGGTCCATATGCAACGAACTTAAAGCATGTGATAAACTCACTTGACGGGCATTATTTAACTGGATGGGGTGCAGGGGATGAAAGACCTCTCGTTAAGCTCCAACTCGTAAATTCAATGCAGAGTAAAATAAATGATGGTTTAAAAAAGGATCAAGAACTTTCGGATCGGATTGAAAGAGTCCTTGATTTAGTGGAAGGTTTTGATTCTCCTTATGGCCTAGAATTGTTGGGAACCGTTCATTGGGTAATTACTCAGGAGCTTGAATGTAAAGTTGATCCTGAAAAGATTTTTGGATCGATTAGCAATTGGACTGATAGAAAAAGCAGGATGTTTCAACGTTCTCATATTGACCTTGCAATTGAACGTCTAGAATCCAAAGGCTGGCTTCAGGATTGTCCGATTTGA
- a CDS encoding Rha family transcriptional regulator has product MSKKDSENKEMQVVVELVMENNQPMVSSVMVAERFEKQHKDVLKAIRNLEIPDEFSERNFAPTSIDVAQPNGGTRKERSFNMTRDGFSLLAMGFTGKKAMEWKIKFLEAFNAMEAKLTIPPVEGKIQYKKSTPEAVKSFEGVARYWCFLEGISWEQGKRQIEGAIRVPDIYEMDALAMSSAWTYLRMCMRIVPPKMRGKDICSKDELSPVNGLLDYWAYCGQSTRDELLANLCGDMCIESLECLPKSYVPHAVSLIWEGINHESGKTNALKEASH; this is encoded by the coding sequence ATGAGTAAAAAAGATAGTGAAAACAAGGAAATGCAAGTTGTTGTGGAGTTGGTAATGGAAAACAACCAGCCGATGGTTTCATCAGTGATGGTAGCTGAGCGTTTTGAAAAACAGCACAAGGATGTTTTAAAAGCTATCCGTAATCTTGAAATTCCAGATGAATTTAGCGAGCGCAATTTTGCGCCCACATCAATTGACGTTGCCCAGCCTAATGGCGGAACACGAAAAGAACGATCCTTCAACATGACCCGTGACGGCTTCTCCCTCCTCGCCATGGGGTTTACCGGCAAGAAGGCTATGGAGTGGAAAATCAAGTTTCTTGAAGCCTTCAATGCGATGGAGGCCAAGCTGACTATTCCGCCGGTAGAGGGAAAGATTCAGTACAAAAAATCAACGCCGGAAGCCGTAAAGTCATTTGAGGGTGTCGCGCGCTACTGGTGCTTTTTGGAAGGGATCAGCTGGGAGCAGGGCAAAAGGCAGATTGAAGGGGCAATCCGGGTTCCTGATATTTATGAAATGGATGCGTTGGCCATGAGCAGTGCATGGACATATCTCAGGATGTGCATGCGCATTGTCCCGCCTAAAATGCGTGGTAAGGATATATGTTCGAAAGACGAATTGTCTCCGGTCAACGGGTTGCTTGATTACTGGGCTTATTGCGGCCAGTCCACTCGTGACGAGCTGCTTGCAAATTTGTGTGGAGACATGTGCATTGAATCACTGGAGTGTCTGCCTAAATCCTATGTGCCTCATGCAGTAAGTCTTATCTGGGAAGGCATTAACCATGAATCCGGTAAGACAAATGCCCTCAAAGAAGCAAGTCATTAA
- a CDS encoding plasmid mobilization protein, with translation MPSKKQVIKAYVSDEEYGQISATAQQCSLSLSAFAKAVCLGHEIKSRIDQQARLELLKLNADQGRLGGLLKMWILDDDKHRTDVEALLEDLRRLQKEIVQKVRTI, from the coding sequence ATGCCCTCAAAGAAGCAAGTCATTAAAGCCTACGTTTCCGATGAGGAATATGGGCAGATCAGCGCGACCGCACAGCAGTGCAGTTTGTCGCTGTCTGCTTTTGCGAAAGCCGTTTGTCTGGGACATGAAATCAAAAGTCGTATTGATCAGCAGGCCCGTCTGGAGCTTCTGAAGCTCAACGCAGATCAGGGCCGTCTGGGCGGCTTGCTCAAGATGTGGATTCTTGATGATGATAAGCACCGCACGGATGTAGAAGCTTTGCTGGAAGATCTCCGTCGGCTTCAGAAAGAAATAGTTCAGAAGGTTCGGACAATATGA
- the traI gene encoding TraI/MobA(P) family conjugative relaxase — MISRRISCKPQNDNYRRLADYIADAKHKGEKTLMSWCAGCWAGEDYELAIQEVLDTQDLNQRTRKEKTYHLIVSFRPEDESVLTEKDFKEIEQEFSKALGFEEHQRHCGVHKNTNNIHMHIAYNMIHPEKLTRYEPYRDFYKRDRLHRELEQKFALKFDNGRKKYQEPKRSNDRAATYEAHSGQQSFDSYVKERKDFILKSLDKAQDWHEFHMSLAEIGIEVRLRGNGCSIKDRHSKTAIKASRLDRNFTKSKLEAQLGLYQLPKGIVVSEKDRYVARPLHKHQGDLYAEYRAAVTGRKKAYEVLREEQDGRWKQTSSYWDGKIKALKKDKKLRIKDRSRLIALAADRKTEAIEALKKEMSGKRAELRQQTPFNRWNDFLKWKAESGDEIALKVLRSKKEPIHSNPPPVFDTPESKVSDLKLKQSRFRTDSSLSWKDKRRLLSISKMLQLQAEEAKRMDDPRKRNLDQMTWRVDSSGNVLYTLKNGSMVKDNGDKIFFSVNDPGAVQVAQGFARMMFGRNVKVSRNEIGRNKQKISRA, encoded by the coding sequence ATGATTAGCCGCAGGATTTCTTGCAAGCCCCAGAACGACAATTATCGGCGGTTGGCCGATTACATTGCCGATGCCAAGCACAAGGGTGAAAAGACCTTGATGTCCTGGTGCGCCGGCTGCTGGGCGGGTGAGGATTACGAGCTGGCGATTCAGGAAGTCCTCGATACTCAGGATCTGAATCAGCGTACTCGCAAGGAAAAGACCTATCATTTGATAGTTTCCTTCAGGCCGGAGGATGAATCCGTCCTCACGGAGAAGGATTTCAAAGAGATCGAGCAAGAGTTCTCCAAGGCCTTGGGCTTTGAAGAGCACCAGCGGCATTGTGGCGTTCACAAGAATACCAACAACATTCATATGCACATCGCATATAATATGATCCATCCGGAGAAGTTGACCCGCTACGAGCCTTACCGTGATTTTTATAAGCGCGATCGGTTGCACCGTGAGCTAGAGCAGAAGTTCGCTCTGAAGTTCGATAACGGCAGGAAGAAGTATCAGGAGCCGAAGCGCAGCAATGACCGGGCAGCCACTTATGAAGCTCATTCCGGCCAGCAGTCCTTTGATTCGTATGTGAAGGAACGCAAGGATTTTATCTTAAAGTCTCTGGATAAAGCGCAGGACTGGCATGAATTCCATATGTCTCTTGCTGAGATCGGGATTGAAGTCCGGCTGCGCGGGAATGGTTGCAGCATCAAGGACCGCCATTCCAAGACGGCCATCAAGGCCAGTCGGCTTGATCGGAATTTTACCAAGTCCAAACTTGAGGCCCAGCTTGGCCTCTATCAGTTACCCAAGGGGATTGTGGTCAGCGAGAAGGATAGGTACGTCGCCCGACCGCTGCATAAGCATCAGGGTGATCTTTATGCTGAATACCGTGCCGCTGTTACCGGCAGGAAAAAGGCTTACGAGGTTCTGCGTGAAGAGCAGGATGGTCGTTGGAAGCAGACCAGCTCTTATTGGGATGGCAAGATTAAGGCTCTTAAGAAAGATAAAAAACTCAGGATCAAAGACCGCAGCCGCTTGATTGCTCTCGCTGCCGACAGAAAGACAGAAGCTATCGAAGCTCTCAAAAAGGAAATGTCCGGAAAGCGCGCGGAGCTGCGTCAGCAGACCCCGTTTAACCGATGGAATGATTTTTTGAAATGGAAGGCCGAGAGTGGTGATGAAATAGCCCTGAAGGTCTTGCGGTCGAAGAAGGAGCCGATCCACAGCAATCCTCCACCTGTGTTTGATACCCCAGAATCAAAAGTATCCGACCTGAAGCTCAAACAGAGTCGGTTCAGAACTGATTCCAGTTTGTCCTGGAAGGATAAGCGCAGGCTTTTATCCATTTCCAAGATGCTACAGTTGCAGGCCGAAGAGGCCAAACGCATGGATGATCCGAGAAAGCGTAATCTGGATCAAATGACCTGGCGCGTTGATTCCTCCGGAAACGTGCTCTACACTTTGAAGAATGGTTCCATGGTCAAAGATAATGGTGATAAGATTTTCTTCAGTGTGAATGACCCTGGAGCGGTGCAGGTCGCGCAGGGATTTGCGCGGATGATGTTTGGGCGGAATGTGAAGGTTTCTAGGAATGAGATTGGACGCAATAAACAGAAAATCAGTCGAGCCTAG
- a CDS encoding zincin-like metallopeptidase domain-containing protein, protein MAKDKTHYYQRFADKIIDKLEKGTAPWQRPWKAGEFQPAFNPVTGNAYRGFNQVMLSSDELNDPRFMTYKQAESKGWQVRKGAKSQTLVFWQWSAINVVKDKDGKPERDEDGNVKTVRVERDKPVKRFFNVFHASQIDGIPEWDGREISWNPDDRAEAILENSGASISHDQRDRAFYRPSSDEIHLPPHAAFDSPDKYYSTALHELGHWTGHESRLDREFGPFGSEIYAKEELRAEIASWMTSAELGISHNPEQHASYVKSWVKVLKEDPFEIVRACQSAEKIKDYTLGFEKELSMETTKEQGMTVSSPDKEKLEQREAKYGVPENGKTWLKVPFSEKDEAKQLGAKWDKKQKMWFAPEGADLQKFAAWLPENKAAAQQKGKPQEPQLATEKTYLNVPYREKWQAKKLGACWDKSEKLWFAPTGTDLTPLARWLPKEKVNAPQTNAMQEFAKALHDAGLDLQGQQPIMDGTLQRVPVIDGKPNARDGAYKGFLDARPAGFIQNHKTGLKMNWKADGLELTAEEKAQLKAQAAQKRIEREKALAEQREKASKRSFAKWTNAKWATQQQAYLAKKGVPSYGVKVNERGDLLVPGRDVNGHIHTLQTITPEGKLFEKGGLKAGMFHTIDPGENIAKGGPILVAEGYATAASAHMASNMPTVVAFDASNLEPVAKALKAKYPKSSIVLVSDNDHHLEKNVGVEKAAAAAKAVGGLMATPKFNEAEKEQGLSDFNDLHKSRGIGEVQKQLSQTIKMAKSMKAGALPLAMAM, encoded by the coding sequence ATGGCTAAGGATAAAACGCATTACTATCAACGTTTTGCTGATAAAATCATCGATAAACTGGAAAAAGGAACCGCGCCCTGGCAAAGACCATGGAAAGCTGGTGAATTCCAGCCGGCTTTCAACCCGGTAACAGGAAATGCCTACCGGGGATTCAACCAAGTCATGCTTAGTTCTGATGAACTAAATGATCCTAGATTCATGACCTACAAACAGGCTGAATCAAAAGGCTGGCAGGTTCGCAAAGGAGCGAAGTCTCAGACGCTTGTTTTTTGGCAATGGTCAGCAATAAACGTTGTTAAGGATAAGGATGGCAAACCAGAACGCGATGAGGATGGAAACGTAAAAACTGTACGAGTTGAACGAGATAAGCCGGTTAAACGCTTCTTCAATGTCTTCCACGCCAGCCAGATTGACGGGATTCCTGAATGGGATGGCCGGGAGATATCTTGGAATCCGGATGATCGAGCTGAAGCCATTCTGGAAAATTCCGGTGCAAGCATATCCCACGATCAGCGCGACCGGGCATTCTACAGACCTTCGTCTGATGAAATCCACCTTCCTCCGCACGCGGCCTTTGACAGTCCCGACAAATATTACAGCACTGCCCTGCACGAGCTGGGACACTGGACCGGGCATGAATCACGGCTGGACCGAGAATTCGGTCCTTTCGGCTCGGAGATTTACGCCAAGGAAGAACTGCGCGCCGAAATCGCAAGCTGGATGACTAGCGCGGAACTAGGCATCAGTCATAATCCGGAACAACATGCCAGTTACGTGAAAAGCTGGGTCAAAGTTCTGAAGGAAGATCCTTTTGAGATCGTCCGCGCCTGCCAGAGTGCGGAAAAAATAAAGGACTACACCCTCGGTTTTGAAAAGGAACTCAGCATGGAAACAACCAAGGAGCAAGGCATGACGGTTTCCAGTCCGGACAAGGAAAAACTGGAGCAGCGCGAAGCAAAATACGGAGTTCCGGAGAACGGAAAAACATGGCTTAAAGTTCCTTTCTCTGAAAAAGACGAAGCCAAGCAACTCGGAGCCAAGTGGGATAAAAAGCAAAAGATGTGGTTCGCCCCTGAAGGAGCCGACCTGCAAAAATTCGCTGCATGGCTACCGGAAAACAAAGCCGCAGCACAACAAAAAGGAAAACCGCAAGAGCCCCAGCTTGCCACAGAGAAAACCTATCTCAATGTCCCCTACCGGGAAAAATGGCAGGCCAAAAAACTCGGCGCATGCTGGGATAAATCCGAAAAGCTATGGTTTGCTCCCACCGGGACAGACCTTACCCCCCTTGCCAGATGGCTGCCCAAGGAAAAGGTCAATGCTCCGCAGACAAATGCGATGCAAGAATTCGCCAAAGCCCTGCATGATGCCGGACTTGATCTTCAGGGCCAGCAACCGATCATGGACGGAACGCTCCAGCGCGTGCCGGTCATCGACGGCAAGCCCAATGCAAGAGACGGAGCATACAAAGGATTTCTTGATGCCCGCCCGGCTGGATTTATACAGAATCACAAGACCGGCCTGAAAATGAATTGGAAAGCTGACGGCCTTGAACTCACCGCCGAAGAAAAGGCCCAGCTCAAAGCACAGGCTGCCCAGAAAAGGATTGAGCGTGAGAAGGCCCTCGCCGAGCAGCGCGAAAAGGCCTCAAAACGCTCCTTTGCCAAGTGGACCAACGCCAAATGGGCCACCCAGCAGCAGGCATATCTCGCGAAAAAAGGTGTTCCAAGCTACGGGGTCAAGGTCAACGAGCGCGGAGATCTGCTTGTGCCCGGTCGCGATGTGAACGGTCATATCCACACCCTGCAAACCATCACCCCGGAAGGCAAGCTCTTTGAAAAAGGCGGCCTGAAGGCAGGAATGTTCCACACCATTGATCCCGGCGAAAACATAGCCAAAGGCGGGCCAATCCTCGTTGCCGAGGGTTACGCCACAGCGGCCAGCGCACATATGGCAAGCAACATGCCCACAGTCGTGGCTTTTGATGCTTCCAATCTTGAGCCGGTCGCCAAGGCTCTAAAGGCCAAATACCCAAAAAGTTCCATAGTGCTGGTCAGTGACAACGATCATCACCTTGAAAAAAATGTCGGGGTTGAAAAAGCCGCAGCAGCAGCCAAGGCTGTAGGCGGTCTGATGGCAACGCCCAAGTTCAATGAAGCCGAAAAAGAGCAAGGCCTCTCCGACTTCAATGATCTGCACAAATCGCGCGGAATCGGCGAAGTGCAGAAACAGCTCTCCCAAACCATCAAAATGGCAAAATCCATGAAGGCAGGAGCACTGCCGCTGGCTATGGCAATGTAA